The Myotis daubentonii chromosome 1, mMyoDau2.1, whole genome shotgun sequence genome includes the window TCCTCACTGCCTCGCGCGCGCAGCCTGCCACTGTTCCACTGTTCCCTGGCAAATTAaaacctcccacacacacactcagaaccCAAACCTCCTTGCTAATAAGACACCACCAGTTAACACCCTGAAAAAATGCACATCCAGCCTTCATTTCAAAGAGTTCTGCAAAATGCAACGTGCCTTCAAAGGGGCTTTTTAAAAGCAGACCAATCCCACGGCCAAGACCAGTACCAGCATCTTCGTTTTGGTTACAGGTTTATAATTAGACACAACATTCCCTCTGGGGTGGTGGTTTACTTTCAAGCTGAGGGCTACCATTAGTtctacttggggggggggaaagcaaAGTCAagtcaactttttttaaaaagtaaaaggaggCTACGGTAGAGGATAAtcataacttaaaaataatcGTGAATCAAAAGGTGACTGGTAGTGTCTTTTAGGCATGAAGAGACTGGCTTAGAAAAGTGACTACTGCTTCTACCACACACAGCGAGGATTGAGTTACAGACACACTGAATCATGTCTCTTGCACAGATGGTCTCTAGTTACATAAAACAGGTAATCAGCAGCACGACTGAGACAAACCCCTAAATACATGCTTGAGAGAAAGTGggtttttttccttcattaaGAGCTCTACTATCTGAATAATCATTAAGCTACCATGATtcactgtcccccctcccccccccgggtGAAAACACAATAGACCTCCATGTCCATAAACATGATGAAGCAGTCGAAATTTGCTTGGTTTTAGGCGAGGTCTCAGCTCGGAGGTTGGTGCTGGGATGCtgggagggagcgggggagggaaACCCAATGCTGGGCTGGGAGCAGTTACAGGTGCACTGGGCCTCCCCCTCCAACTGCCTTGTTCCCGTTTGAATCTCAGCTTTACAAAGCATTTAACACCACTTTAAGTTAATGGTctttttattggaaaataaaataaaataaaaagactagcATTTACACAACTTGGAATGGACGTTAAATGGTAATTTCTTGAACAGCAATGTTGATGGTTGTGCTGAAGTCCACAGCCACAGCCTACCTCTGCTGGCTCCAAGTCACGGTTCAGGAGGTTTTAAAAACAGAGAGTCCAAAGATGCTCCCTtggtaaaagtttcttttttaaaaatttgtgtgaATGGTGACAGCCTGACACCCATTTCGCACTAGCACAACGCAGACAACGCTAAACCAACACACGCGGGCATGCCAGCAGGATGCCTCGCCGTCACCATGGGTCGGGGCACATGAAAGTACAAGAGGGACCATCATCCTGCTAGTGGGGCTACGTCTAGACAGTTTATCCTTCACCCATTTTTCTACACAACAGCCTGAGGTAAACcaattttaaatgtgtttgctTTCAGCAAACCAAGCTAGGACAACTTCTACTAACAAACTGAACTAGAACCCATCTGAATAggttttgaatttgttttttcgTTTTTCGTTTTTAATACAAATGCCTGACTGTGCTCAATTGTCAAGCTGCATGCATGAAAAACTGGCCAGCCCAAACAGTGTATTAATCATTAGCAAATGGAACTGCAAGGAGTCCACTAAGTGCTTCCTTATCGTTAAGGTAGTACGAGGATTTATACTGTAAAACTGATGTGTAGCTTGATCTTTTAGGGGACAGGACCACCAACCAATACATgcagattttttgtgtgtgtggacagAAGGTACTTTTGACATTCAGTTTTGCTATATAGAAACAGAATgagtaaatgatttttttttttttttgcaagaggTAAGTAAAAGATTCAATTTGATTCTTCTAGAGGTGGGGAAAAGTTGAAAGTAGGTCTTCATTTTGCAGTCATCATCTGTACGAATTCTGAAAAGACAAATAGTCATAACTCAGTTATCTTCAAAAGCAGCTTTATGAACCCACCATCTCTGCTCTgcgtaaaaaaaaaattagtgcatGTCTAGTGAAACAGTTACCTTGTTTATAGATTCTGAAGGGAAGACTCTTAAAAACTAAGGTAAGAAACACTGTTTTACCTTCATAGTTGACTTGTCCATCTCCATCAATatctgcttctctgatcatttcATCTACTTCTTCATCTGTTAGTTTTTCTCCTAAGTTTGTCATGACATGACGTAGTTCTGCCGCACTGATGTACCCATTGCCATCCTGTGAACATTCAGCAATTGTTAGCAATAGGGGCCGATAGTGGGTCAGTGTGGGCAAATAGGTCTTTGACTCAATTATGCCCTCTCAAGTTACTGCCAACTCTGCTCTCGTCGACAATTCGATCTCCAGTCCCCTCCTCTACCCACTACATACATGCAGTCTGCGAGGGCAGAATACACAGCGGGGTTTCAAAAGCTAATAGAAATTTCCCCAATCAAGAAACTTGGTTCAAATTTTCTCAGCTACTTATTATGCTTTCCCTTACTCGATAAAGTTACTGCAATAAGTCGGGGTTATTTGAAAGTGAGATTTCAGAGGTTAGGGCAGTTAGGTAAGTGTTCTAACCAGAACAgattgttgaagattttagcaagGAGAGCAAAAAAGCAGTACTTAAGTACCATCTGCCATGCAGATGCAGGATTACCTTGTCAAAGACTCGGAATGCCTCGCGGATTTCTTCTTCGCTGTCTGTATCTTTCATTTTTCTAGCCATCATAGTCAAAAATTCTGGGAAGTCAATGGTGCCATTGCCTCAAGTGAAAACAAAAAGTTTGTGTAAAATAAGTGCTCCAGCAATGCTCCTCTGCAGTAATAATTTTAGAACCACTTTTTGGAATGGTAAGCGCCTGCTAGGACAAActggtaaattattttatttggttgAACCATTTGTAAGTTTAAACTGTTGCAATACTTCACAGGGCGATTTCACATGATTCAAATTAATAACCGATGCCCTGCACAGCATTTAAGAATGCAAAGGAAACTGCACATACAGAACCATGACCACTGAATGGGGTTGTTCGGTTCAGGAGAAAAAAAGCACACAGCACTGAAGGCTGACTCTTTCCGCTCCCAAGGGAAGCATTCCAGATTGTCTCTCCCgctctcccctcccgcccccgctccAAGTTAGGGCAATCAGAGGGAGCCAACTCGCCCTTGGCTAGTGGTGCTGGTCAAGGCCTAGATTTGGGCCCCCAGGGATGAAAAGGATCATGATGGGGACAAACTGACTTTATTATGCCATGGACCATAAAGGTTAGAACATCTTCTCCAGGGGCATTTCTCAGCCACGGTTATGAGAAGTCACCTAATGGCTTTCTCCCCACTCAGTATCTTTATTTCCCATTAAGGGCAAAACTCAGAAGTGTTTTCACAGCTCAGACCATTAACATGAGAAAACTGTGTCAAAAGAATCTGTTCTATGGCCAATCTTCCAAACAACCCCTCTGATACGAAGTGTTAGATGAACTCGCCAGAGACAAACCACTCGATTAACAATGTAACTTGAATTAAGAGGAAATAAAGTTAAACTAGAAGAAGAAAGCTTTAGGTCAAGCTCCCCATTTTCACCAGTACCTTTAAATCCAAACAGTAATTCAACAGATGCTTTCAAGTTCTTTTGGCCTCACGTAAAGCATTATTGGTATTCATGCAAGTCAATATTAAGTATTTAGCATGCTCACAGCCAAGCAGAGATGCATGTCCTTAGGCGGCATCATACTTATTCACTGTGAATACCAGATTCTGTCACCAGGACCTCtcaccacacccacacccccttGTTCCATACAAATCTCGGGGAGCCTAATAGCTCTGCCAGTCCCCAAGCTCAGTTCCCCAGGGTTTACCGGAGAAATCTGATAACCTTAGCACACTGGAGAGAACTATGGACAACCTCTTTTTCCAAAGCAATATTAAGGCTGAAAACAGTCTTTAGAAATGGTGTGAATGGGCTAAAACCATCGTTAAAGAGTTTAACCAAAGCCCCTGCTTCTTAAATGTACATGACACATCTGACTCAACTTTTATCACCTTTCAAAAccctatttttaaatgactatcaAGTCAATCATCTAGAAAGTAGTCCAGATCCAAATTCTTCTTAGATCACTATGTTCTACAATGTTGTGTAGTACATTTActattgtgtttgtgtgtgtgtatgtgtgtgtgtatatggttTTTTGGAGGGGGTCTCAAAAACTGTTTACTGATAGAAGCAAGCAATAAAAGATCTACTGCCCACTGTTCTAGAAATCAGAAGACGATGAACAATTGGTGACCAACTGCTACAGAGGTTCTTGCTTGTtccttcctgccccaggccttacACATCCTCTCCTTCTGTTAGATTCTGCAGATCTATTCCCTACAGTCCATCACGACCCCACACCTCCAAGCCTCACAAGGACTTCAAAATTCTCTTCAATACACACATCTACAGCTCACACTGTATCCAATTCTGTTAGCATCTAACAGTGCTCTTCACCCACTTCACCTAAGggttttttctcctcctcttagAGAcaataggctttttaaaaaggttgATGGCTATTTGTCTTTTACTTCCCCACAGAACTCAGTGCAGACTCATGGGCCAGTGGATAAAAGACTGAGCTGTGGATCATGGCAGGTAGAAAAGAACAATACAGTGATCCGATCCAGGAAACGTTCTAGCCGGTGAGCAGGGCAAAAGGCAGGCCCATAATCTCCTATTTACATTGTCAGTGGCCAGAAGGCAACCACAGAAAAGATCTTTGCACATTTGTTTTGCTGTGGGACCTGAGAGACGATCCCGTAACATGTCCGAAATTGAATGAACACTGGTGCTCATTCATAGTTCTAAAGCCCTTACCATCAGCATCCACTTCATTGATCATATCCTGCAATTCGGCTTCTGTTGGGTTCTGACCCAGTGACCTCATGACGGTGCCAAGTTCCTTTGTTGTGATGGTCCCATCGCCATCTTTGTCAAATAGGGAGAAAGCTTCCTTGAATTCTGAAAACAAAAGTTTACCTTTTAGAACGAATGTCTGCACCCAAGCCAGCCACAACGCACACTTCCCTGCGGCTTGCCAAAGCAAGTGGTCCAAGGTGTGCAAGCTGTCCGAAACTGCCTGGCTTTATCTACTGAAATAAAGACTACAACAGTCCTGTTGGACTGGCCTCTCCACAGCAGACCGTAAAGCAAACACTGCTCCTGTTAACCAGCTCCGTAAAACCACAGTATTCTCACATCTTTAAAGGCTAAGCTTGAACACACTGAAATGAGACCAAGATTGGTCTGTGTCCCCTTAAGGTCCCTTCCTGTTAAAATGTCTACAGCCATGCGAAGGCCTTGTTTTCCTAGCGATGTGACGGTTACTAAAACGTGCATTCCAGGCAGCCAGTGTGTTCTCTCTACAGGGCATTCAGAATATTCCACAGGCATTTCTGGTTTCCTAAGGAGAAGCCATCCCAAAAAAGTCCTCCAGGGAATATTAAAATCTAAACTAAAACAACTCCCTTCCCCATTATTATAATGGTCCTAACACTCACTTTCACCCATTCCCATAGATTTTAGAATAGCAAGCACAGGTTTTCAAGGTGGATTACTAAAAGACCTGTGACATAAAAATTCCAAACTACGTGTCTGAGTGGTAAACTCAGTGCAATCTCATCATATACAAAACCTCGCACCGTGAAACATAGTCGGCTACTCCAGAGAGTAACAAatggatatccttagtgctgcgtCCTTTCACTGGATCTCCAAAATACTGGCGAGGAGTAACATCTCACCTAAATACTTCTGCTTGTTTTCGTTTTTATAGACTCTTAGAAAACTGTTCATATTATAGGGGAGAGGGACTGACTGATGCCTAGCTCTGGCCTGCTGGGGACTTCCTGAAGCCATGGACTTACCAGCAATCTGTTCTTCAGTCAGTTGATCAGCCTACATGGAGAAAGAAAAGGCTGTAATTCAATCTACAACACTGAGATCAACACTTGCTCCGATTACACTTTTAATAGTGACCTTttgtccatatttttaaaatgtcaactgtTTGAAGACTTTAGCACTATcatttaatgaaaacaaaaataaagaaaactcttgatgctgtttaaaaaaaaaaaaaaaaaaggaatgacaaGGAAGTGAGGAAGTGACAGCTCCCTTCAGGTTTTCCTGTCTGGGCCTAGGGCTGTGCTGTGAGATCTAACTAGGAAGGGTCAGTTCATAACTTGAAAAAGGGCACCTCTAGTGGCAAAGGGTCCCACAGcacgggcagcagcagcagcaggcgctGAGAAAGAAGAGCGCCACCTACTGCACCCGGGCGCCGCAGTCCCCGCTTCCGCCCCAGCAAGGACCTAGCCTGACGCTGCTGTCACCGCAGCCAGGATCTCGGATCGGTCCAGGGGCAGGCTTTTAGCGCACCTTGCGCATTGCTGCGGGCACTCCAATCTCCAAACCGGCGTTACATAATGGCACTGGGTTGGATTAACGGGCTTTTACATTCATTTTATGAGATACAATTAGGAGGGGAAAATAAATATACCGCAATGGGTTATCCCGCTAACTCCATTTCCATGTAGTAAATGCTTTCAATCGTTTAAATTAGGCAGTTATTCGTTAAAAGTCCACCATTTGCAATGGCTTAATGCCCTCTGTCAAAGTATCCGGACTCAGAAgccgggaagggagggggggatggaACCTCCGATAAATGAGCTCTTACAAAACTGCGAATGTGCAGTGCACCGAAAACTACACGATTATGAGACTAATCTCTTTTCTGGAGAGGAGGAACTCTGCTGGAGGATGTTTACCGACCTTAAAGATGACAACAGAGCTGCTCACAATGAACATTTTGCTGGAGGTGGTAATGGGCACGGAGGTAACTCTCACGCCAACATGGAAGCTGCATCTCCAGCCAGGGGAATTGGAGagctaatatgtatttttattttaatgaagggCACGTAATGAAGCCAGCTACAAAACAGGTCCTAACAGAAAGGTGACGGTGTTAAGTCTATTCTAACTCTTAAATGAAAACTTTCACAAAGAGGAACGGTGTTCCAATatatggaaaactttttttttttcatattagaaCTGAGTCTGCTTCCTTTCTACCCCAGTGACTGCCTAATAGGTTTTCTTTATATCGAACGAGGGAGACGCGATGATTTATGTAACGCCGGAGCAGCGTCTGTCTTGTACAACAGGAAGCGCTGCCACACCTCGAAAGAGAAGCTGTCACCCTTACCGGGGAGCACGGTCCCTCCACGCGGCCGAGCTGTCATGTTAGAGGGGCTATTATTGCCAGCATCAGCCTTCCTCGACAAAGGAACATCGCCCGATGGCACTGGCCTTGGGGACAAGGGTGCCCCGAAACTGCCAGAGGGCCATCTCCCTACCCAGCCCAGCCAGAAAACCCTGCTGGTGATGTCAGCCCAGCGCCGGGAGGAAGGGGGCTGTGAGCACACACCCAGCGAGGCGCACAGGCGCATCTGGCAATCTCCAAGCCGCAGAGAAAGCGGAAATGTAGAGGGCATCTCCCTGCGGACTGGGAAGTGGCGCCGAGTGGGGAAACGCAACGCGAGGGGCCTGCCAGGGGTGCGCGCCCCAAGGCCAGACGAGGGGCCAGGAGATGGCCCCAGCGCTGGGGGTGGGAGAGCCGCCCCTCACCAGCCGGGGCGACCTCCCACTCCCAACCCCGGACCTGCACCACGGGGAGCGCAAAGCCCGCCCCGCGCCTCCCACCCGCTTCAGCTCCCCCAGGCGGTGAGCCCGCCGCGACGCCTCCTCCCGGAGCAGAAACTTTGCGTCTCTAATGGAAACCGAGCCGCgcgccagctccctcctcccccggtcccccccccccccccgccccaattaGCGCCAACCCAGCGCCTCCCGCGGGAAGGGGCCTCCGGGTGTGCCGAGGCTCCCGCACGCCTATACTGCTGCCCGGAggtgtaggggggggggggctgctggggTGCGAAACAGGGAAAGGAGAGTGCCGGCCACACCGCAGGGCCCCGCCCGGGCGCAGGGCGGCCTGCCCGCCG containing:
- the CALM1 gene encoding calmodulin-1, with amino-acid sequence MADQLTEEQIAEFKEAFSLFDKDGDGTITTKELGTVMRSLGQNPTEAELQDMINEVDADGNGTIDFPEFLTMMARKMKDTDSEEEIREAFRVFDKDGNGYISAAELRHVMTNLGEKLTDEEVDEMIREADIDGDGQVNYEEFVQMMTAK